In Amycolatopsis endophytica, the following are encoded in one genomic region:
- a CDS encoding DUF397 domain-containing protein: protein MSHVERSVPVWRKSSHSGGGNDCVEVAMIAGGVGVRDSKNPGGGELHVSAESWRGLLRAVGAVDRA from the coding sequence ATGTCCCATGTGGAGCGATCTGTCCCGGTGTGGCGCAAGAGCAGCCACAGCGGCGGCGGGAACGACTGCGTCGAGGTCGCGATGATCGCCGGGGGTGTCGGCGTGCGCGACTCCAAGAACCCCGGCGGGGGCGAGCTGCACGTCTCCGCCGAGAGCTGGCGCGGTCTGCTCCGCGCCGTGGGTGCGGTCGACCGCGCCTGA
- a CDS encoding glycoside hydrolase family 18 protein: MRRLGLALGGLFAAVLMTITTAPPAATAAPVGKLLGYFAEWGVYDRAYYVKNIETSGSADKLTHINYSFGNVTNGQCAVGDSYDAYDQAYPAENSVDGVADTWDAGALRGNFGQLRRLKEMHPDLKVLWSFGGWSWSGGFTQAAQNPAAFAESCYNLVNDPRWAGVFDGIDIDWEYPNACGLSCDSSGAAAFGNLMSALRSKFGDQLVTAAITADGSDGGKIDAADYGGAAQYVDWYNVMTYDYFGAFTPTGPTAPHSPLTSYDGIPAAGFNSDAAIQKLKSQGVPSSKLLLGIGFYGRGWTGVTQDAPGGSATGAAPGKYEAGIDDYKVLKTRCPATGTIAGTAYARCGSEWWSYDTPSTVTGKMSYAKEQGLGGAFFWELSGDTADGELITAMNS; this comes from the coding sequence ATGCGCAGACTCGGTCTCGCTCTCGGCGGCCTGTTCGCCGCCGTGCTCATGACGATCACCACCGCACCACCCGCGGCCACCGCGGCGCCCGTCGGAAAACTGCTCGGCTACTTCGCCGAGTGGGGCGTCTACGACCGGGCGTACTACGTGAAGAACATCGAAACCAGCGGGTCGGCGGACAAGCTGACCCACATCAACTACTCGTTCGGCAACGTCACGAACGGCCAGTGCGCCGTCGGCGACAGCTACGACGCCTACGACCAGGCCTACCCGGCCGAAAACAGCGTCGACGGCGTCGCCGACACCTGGGACGCCGGCGCCCTGCGCGGCAACTTCGGCCAGCTCCGGCGGCTCAAGGAGATGCACCCGGACCTGAAGGTGCTGTGGTCCTTCGGCGGCTGGAGCTGGTCCGGCGGGTTCACGCAGGCCGCGCAGAACCCGGCCGCGTTCGCCGAGTCCTGCTACAACCTGGTCAACGACCCGCGCTGGGCCGGTGTGTTCGACGGCATCGACATCGACTGGGAGTACCCGAACGCCTGCGGGCTCTCGTGCGACTCCAGTGGCGCGGCCGCGTTCGGCAACCTGATGTCGGCGCTGCGGTCGAAGTTCGGCGACCAGCTGGTGACCGCCGCGATCACCGCGGACGGCTCCGACGGCGGCAAGATCGACGCGGCCGACTACGGCGGGGCCGCGCAGTACGTCGACTGGTACAACGTGATGACCTACGACTACTTCGGCGCGTTCACCCCCACCGGCCCGACCGCCCCGCACTCGCCGCTGACCTCCTACGACGGCATTCCGGCTGCCGGGTTCAACTCCGACGCAGCCATCCAGAAACTCAAATCCCAGGGTGTCCCGTCGAGCAAGTTGCTGTTGGGCATCGGGTTCTACGGCCGCGGCTGGACCGGCGTCACCCAGGACGCCCCGGGCGGCAGCGCCACCGGCGCGGCACCGGGCAAGTACGAGGCGGGCATCGACGACTACAAGGTCCTCAAGACCCGCTGCCCGGCGACCGGCACGATCGCCGGTACCGCGTACGCCAGGTGCGGATCGGAGTGGTGGAGCTACGACACCCCGTCGACCGTCACCGGGAAGATGAGCTACGCCAAGGAACAGGGCCTGGGCGGCGCGTTCTTCTGGGAACTGTCCGGCGACACCGCCGACGGCGAGCTGATCACCGCGATGAACTCCTAG
- the pyk gene encoding pyruvate kinase: MSRRAKIVCTMGPATATADKVRALVDAGMDVARLNFSHGSHGDHKQVYDLIREAAAETGRAVGILADLQGPKIRLGTFAGGPVEWRTGDVVRITVEDVAGTHDRVSTTYKGLAKDAKPGDRLLVDDGKVGLVVQGVEGPDVVCEVTEGGPVSNNKGVSLPGMDVSVPALSEKDIEDLEFALELGADFIALSFVRSPADIDLVHQVMDRVGKGRRPVIAKLEKPEAVYNLEAIVLAFDGVMVARGDLGVELPLEQVPLVQKRAIQIARENAKPVIVATQMLDSMINNSRPTRAEASDVANAVLDGADAVMLSGETSVGRYPVETVETMARIVEAVEADTPAVPPLSHVPRTKRGVISYAAKDIGERLNAKALVAFTQSGDTVRRLARLHTRLPLLAFTPEESVRSQLSLTWGTHTELVAFVDSTDRMIKQVDRAMLETGRYQDGDLVVIVAGSPPGTVGSTNLIRVHKLGEDDHA; encoded by the coding sequence GTGAGCCGACGCGCGAAGATCGTTTGTACTATGGGCCCCGCGACCGCCACCGCGGACAAGGTGCGTGCCCTTGTCGACGCCGGGATGGACGTGGCGCGGCTGAACTTCAGCCACGGCAGCCACGGCGACCACAAGCAGGTGTACGACCTGATCCGCGAAGCCGCCGCCGAGACGGGGCGTGCGGTCGGCATTCTCGCCGACCTGCAGGGGCCGAAGATCCGGCTCGGCACGTTCGCCGGTGGTCCCGTCGAGTGGCGCACCGGTGACGTCGTGCGCATCACCGTGGAGGACGTGGCCGGCACCCACGACAGGGTCTCGACCACCTACAAGGGCCTGGCCAAGGACGCCAAGCCGGGTGACCGCCTGCTCGTCGACGACGGCAAGGTGGGCCTGGTCGTCCAGGGCGTCGAGGGCCCCGACGTGGTCTGCGAGGTCACCGAAGGTGGCCCGGTCAGCAACAACAAGGGCGTCTCGCTGCCCGGCATGGACGTGTCCGTCCCGGCACTGTCGGAGAAGGACATCGAGGACCTGGAGTTCGCCCTCGAACTGGGCGCGGACTTCATCGCGCTGTCCTTTGTCCGCTCGCCGGCCGACATCGACCTGGTCCACCAGGTGATGGACCGTGTGGGCAAGGGCCGCCGCCCGGTGATCGCGAAGCTGGAGAAGCCCGAGGCCGTCTACAACCTCGAGGCCATCGTGCTCGCCTTCGACGGCGTCATGGTCGCCCGCGGTGACCTCGGTGTGGAGCTGCCGCTGGAGCAGGTACCGCTGGTGCAGAAGCGCGCGATCCAGATCGCGCGGGAGAACGCCAAGCCGGTCATCGTCGCCACCCAGATGCTCGACTCGATGATCAACAACTCGCGCCCGACCCGTGCCGAGGCATCGGACGTGGCCAACGCGGTGCTCGACGGCGCGGACGCCGTCATGCTCTCCGGTGAGACCAGCGTGGGCCGCTACCCGGTCGAGACGGTCGAGACCATGGCCCGGATCGTGGAGGCCGTCGAGGCCGACACCCCGGCCGTGCCGCCGCTGTCCCACGTGCCGCGCACCAAGCGCGGCGTCATCTCCTACGCGGCCAAGGACATCGGCGAGCGGCTCAACGCCAAGGCGCTGGTGGCGTTCACGCAGTCCGGTGACACGGTGCGCCGCCTCGCGCGACTGCACACGCGGCTGCCGCTGCTGGCGTTCACGCCGGAGGAGAGCGTCCGCAGCCAGCTGTCGCTGACCTGGGGCACCCACACCGAGCTGGTGGCGTTCGTGGACTCGACCGACCGCATGATCAAGCAGGTCGACCGCGCGATGCTGGAGACGGGTCGCTATCAGGACGGCGACCTGGTCGTCATCGTGGCGGGCTCGCCGCCGGGCACGGTCGGGTCGACGAACCTGATCCGGGTGCACAAGCTCGGTGAGGACGACCACGCCTGA
- a CDS encoding helix-turn-helix domain-containing protein, which produces MSRGQGPTIRRRRLASELRRLRETADLTIDEVAEKLECSASKISRIETGHVGVTPRDARDMLELYGQAGDEREALVQLAREARKPGWWQAYKEVFTGTFVGLEADASSLRAFQALLVPGLLQTEPYARAVIRAMRPDADESDIQRRVAARTARQELLTDPNPPEYWAVIDEAVLHRVVGGPEVMAHQSDRLLTMAQLPHVTIQVVPFGTGAHPGMEGPFLILGFPEQADPDVVYVDSTSGGFFLELPPDVRRYILMFDHLRATALKPDDSVDVIAAAAERFNG; this is translated from the coding sequence ATGAGCCGGGGTCAGGGCCCAACGATTCGCCGACGGCGACTGGCGAGCGAACTGCGGCGGTTGCGTGAAACGGCCGATCTCACGATCGACGAGGTGGCCGAGAAACTCGAGTGTTCCGCGTCGAAGATCAGCCGCATCGAAACCGGGCACGTCGGTGTCACGCCGCGCGACGCGCGGGACATGCTGGAGCTGTACGGTCAGGCCGGTGACGAGCGCGAGGCGCTGGTCCAGCTGGCACGCGAAGCCCGGAAGCCGGGCTGGTGGCAGGCCTACAAGGAGGTCTTCACCGGGACGTTCGTCGGTCTGGAGGCCGACGCCAGCTCGCTGCGGGCGTTCCAGGCGCTGCTCGTGCCGGGCCTGCTGCAGACCGAGCCGTACGCCCGCGCGGTCATCCGCGCCATGCGGCCGGACGCCGACGAGTCCGATATCCAGCGCCGGGTCGCCGCGCGCACCGCGCGCCAGGAGCTGCTGACCGATCCCAACCCACCGGAGTACTGGGCCGTCATCGACGAGGCGGTGCTGCACCGTGTGGTCGGCGGCCCCGAGGTGATGGCCCACCAGTCCGATCGCCTGCTCACCATGGCCCAGTTGCCGCACGTCACCATTCAGGTCGTCCCGTTCGGCACCGGTGCCCATCCGGGCATGGAGGGACCGTTCCTGATCCTCGGTTTCCCGGAGCAGGCCGACCCCGATGTGGTGTATGTGGACAGCACTTCGGGTGGTTTTTTCCTGGAGCTGCCCCCCGATGTGCGCCGCTATATCCTCATGTTCGATCATTTGCGTGCGACGGCTCTGAAACCGGACGACTCGGTCGATGTGATCGCCGCGGCCGCCGAGCGTTTCAACGGATAA
- a CDS encoding DUF2461 domain-containing protein yields the protein MTKFAGFGEYAVEFYDGLGADNSKPYWEDHVATYRSDVRAPMEALLAELTPEFGPGFGEGKVFRPYRDVRFSRDKTPYKTHCGGVVEQGRGGGAYYVELSSAGLRVGGGCFHLQSDQLARFRQAVDTDIHGKALEGVLAELRRAGWTITGDALKTKPRGYPVDHPRLELLKHRSLYAIRAWDPDDTLHERACLDRVRKAWRQVRAFNEWARDHVGVSEKPRR from the coding sequence GTGACGAAGTTCGCGGGATTCGGAGAGTACGCCGTCGAGTTCTACGACGGTCTGGGCGCCGACAATTCGAAGCCGTACTGGGAGGACCACGTCGCGACCTATCGCTCCGACGTGCGCGCTCCGATGGAGGCGCTGCTCGCGGAGCTGACGCCGGAGTTCGGGCCCGGTTTCGGCGAGGGCAAGGTGTTCCGCCCCTACCGCGACGTGCGGTTCTCCCGCGACAAGACCCCGTACAAGACCCACTGCGGCGGCGTCGTCGAGCAGGGTCGCGGCGGCGGCGCCTACTACGTGGAGCTGTCCTCGGCGGGGTTGCGCGTCGGCGGCGGGTGCTTCCACCTGCAGTCCGACCAGCTGGCCCGGTTCCGGCAGGCGGTCGACACCGACATCCACGGCAAGGCGCTGGAGGGTGTGCTCGCCGAACTGCGCCGCGCGGGCTGGACCATCACGGGCGATGCGCTGAAGACCAAACCACGCGGCTACCCGGTCGACCATCCGCGCCTGGAGCTGCTCAAACACCGCTCCCTGTACGCGATCCGGGCCTGGGACCCCGACGACACCCTGCACGAGCGCGCATGCCTGGACCGGGTGCGCAAGGCCTGGCGGCAGGTCCGCGCGTTCAACGAGTGGGCCCGCGACCACGTCGGCGTCAGCGAGAAGCCCCGCCGCTGA
- the tesB gene encoding acyl-CoA thioesterase II codes for MTEMARGAAAGLDAQEGAGGQAVLDNLVALLDLERIEEDIFRGVSPAHSPVRVFGGQVAGQALVAAGRTVPPERHVHSLHAYFIRGGDPRVPIVYEVDRIRDGRSFTTRRVTAVQHGKAIFALSASFQKTEPGLEHADEMPDVPGPETLPTYPERLRDFPRRAPDARQRPRPIDLRYVNDPPWVTRQTGERPDRNQVWMRADGVLPDDPLLHVCVLTYASDMTLLDSPLARHGVYWDLDRVLGASLDHALWFHRPFRADEWFLYDCESPSASGGRGLATGRFFSQDGRLLATVVQEGLLRVIPQD; via the coding sequence ATGACCGAGATGGCGAGGGGCGCGGCGGCCGGGCTGGACGCGCAGGAGGGTGCCGGCGGGCAGGCGGTGCTCGACAACCTCGTGGCGCTGCTGGACCTGGAGCGCATCGAAGAGGACATCTTCCGCGGGGTGAGCCCTGCGCACTCGCCGGTGCGCGTGTTCGGTGGTCAGGTCGCCGGTCAGGCCCTGGTGGCGGCGGGACGAACCGTGCCGCCGGAACGTCACGTGCACTCGCTGCACGCGTACTTCATCCGCGGCGGCGATCCGCGGGTCCCGATCGTCTACGAGGTCGACCGCATCCGCGACGGCCGCTCGTTCACGACCCGGCGCGTCACCGCGGTCCAGCACGGCAAGGCGATCTTCGCGTTGTCGGCGTCGTTCCAGAAGACCGAGCCGGGCCTGGAGCACGCCGACGAGATGCCCGACGTGCCGGGCCCGGAGACGCTGCCGACGTACCCCGAGCGGTTGCGGGACTTCCCGCGGCGGGCGCCGGACGCCCGGCAGCGCCCGCGTCCGATCGACCTCCGGTACGTCAACGACCCGCCGTGGGTGACCCGGCAGACGGGTGAGCGGCCGGACCGCAACCAGGTGTGGATGCGGGCGGACGGCGTGCTGCCCGACGATCCGCTGCTGCACGTGTGCGTGCTGACCTACGCCTCGGACATGACGCTGCTCGACTCGCCGCTGGCGCGGCACGGCGTGTACTGGGACCTGGACCGGGTGCTGGGCGCCAGCCTGGACCACGCGCTGTGGTTCCACCGCCCGTTCCGGGCCGACGAGTGGTTCCTCTACGACTGCGAGTCGCCGTCGGCCTCCGGCGGGCGCGGACTGGCGACCGGCCGTTTCTTCAGCCAGGACGGCCGCCTGCTCGCCACCGTCGTGCAGGAGGGCCTGCTCCGGGTCATCCCGCAGGACTGA
- a CDS encoding helix-turn-helix transcriptional regulator, with product MMLVPRLGSGIPLVARADEMRQLRAAFSSAERGEACAVLVSGDAGVGKTRLLTELSEHAASRGALVLTGRCLDVREGGLPYLPFAEALAPLSLDEDPVVAEAVLVRPALARLLPQGVMPPSPAGEHLVPDTSAERDVPYRVRPEQDLGQLQLFDAVLGVLTQVAVHRPVVLVLEDLHWADSSSRNLLSFLLNRLRGKRLLVVASYRDEDVYRRHPLRALLVEMVRLPVVTQVELRPFGAAEARAFVEALADAPVPAEVLAGVAERSEGNPFFAEELMAAGVECEDLPAGLAEVLLSRLERLSPEARRVVRTISAAGDSVSHAALAEVTGLDELELDEALREAVHHHVLVIERGAYTFRHALLQEAVYGDLLPGERVRMHAAYAARIGRTPQGRGHDAKLAYHSLRSRDLRTALPALLRAADEAERLGAPGAALRHIEQALEIWDAVPEADRPERIDELKLLQEASYFAATSGEPERAIAFGRSAVHALNRGVPRETAAKVWRRLAEVLLNAEGTLHEALNAINRAWELVADSEPSKTRAWVLATRAAILRNAGRYEDSNWNARTAVADAKAVGATGAEAAALVTLGALADAADDPAEARARLREAENKALESGSLNVGLRAVCFLGMSHEDLGEYDAAIDIYRRGVERAEETGLTWSIYGLEMRARYVSLRYLSGDWPAMASTNAPARGVSSMLAARMTSSWLPFAVARGRVATAEKHLAELRPHWRAEPLTAIVSGATGAELAFWQGEYEMAVARVWKVIEFLLSFDEGYLLATVRLGALGVEAAAVWAAGARLRGDEGAAGQAAAAGRKLVDHVRHAGANGTPRASTLGPEARAWLARAEASASGLDGLPDPSLWARAVEGFGYGAVYEQAICRWHHAQSLLATQENADLAAKELVAAHEVADRLDAAFLRDAVRELARRARVEIPGVTPKPLARPTIDPLTERERAVLERVALGRTNKQVGEELYISEKTVSVHLSRVMAKLGASRRAEAVAIAYDRGLLAQGAQTP from the coding sequence ATGATGCTCGTGCCCCGCCTCGGTTCCGGAATCCCCTTGGTCGCCCGCGCTGACGAGATGCGACAGCTGCGTGCTGCGTTCTCCAGCGCCGAGCGGGGGGAGGCGTGCGCGGTCCTCGTCTCGGGTGACGCCGGGGTGGGCAAGACCCGGTTGCTGACCGAGCTGTCCGAGCATGCCGCCTCCCGTGGCGCGCTCGTCCTCACGGGGCGGTGTCTCGACGTCCGGGAGGGTGGTCTGCCGTATCTGCCCTTCGCCGAGGCGCTGGCGCCGCTGAGCCTCGACGAGGATCCCGTCGTCGCGGAGGCGGTGCTGGTTCGGCCGGCGCTGGCACGGCTGCTGCCGCAGGGGGTCATGCCGCCCTCGCCCGCCGGTGAGCATCTGGTGCCGGACACCTCCGCCGAGCGCGACGTGCCGTACCGGGTGCGCCCGGAGCAGGATCTCGGGCAGCTGCAGCTGTTCGACGCGGTGCTGGGTGTGCTGACCCAGGTCGCCGTGCACCGGCCGGTCGTGCTCGTGCTCGAGGATCTGCACTGGGCCGACTCGTCGAGCCGGAACCTGCTGTCGTTCCTGCTCAACCGCCTGCGGGGGAAGCGGTTGCTCGTGGTTGCCAGCTACCGTGACGAGGACGTGTACCGGCGGCACCCGCTGCGGGCGCTGCTCGTCGAGATGGTGCGGCTGCCGGTGGTGACGCAGGTCGAGCTGCGGCCGTTCGGCGCGGCGGAGGCACGGGCGTTCGTCGAGGCCCTGGCCGACGCACCGGTGCCAGCGGAAGTCCTCGCCGGGGTCGCGGAGCGGTCGGAGGGCAACCCGTTCTTTGCCGAGGAGCTGATGGCCGCCGGAGTGGAGTGCGAGGACCTGCCTGCCGGGCTGGCCGAGGTGCTGTTGTCCCGGCTGGAACGGCTCTCGCCGGAGGCGCGCCGGGTGGTCCGGACCATCTCCGCGGCCGGTGACTCGGTGTCGCACGCGGCGCTGGCCGAGGTCACCGGGCTGGACGAGCTGGAGCTGGACGAGGCGTTGCGCGAAGCGGTGCATCACCATGTGCTGGTCATCGAGCGCGGTGCCTACACCTTCCGGCACGCGCTGCTGCAGGAGGCGGTGTACGGGGACCTGTTGCCGGGGGAACGGGTCCGCATGCACGCGGCCTACGCGGCGCGCATCGGCCGCACCCCGCAGGGGCGGGGCCACGACGCGAAGCTGGCCTACCACAGTCTGCGCAGCCGGGACCTGAGGACGGCGTTGCCCGCGCTGCTGCGGGCGGCGGACGAGGCCGAGCGGCTGGGTGCCCCGGGCGCGGCGCTGCGGCACATCGAACAGGCGCTGGAGATCTGGGACGCGGTACCGGAGGCCGACCGGCCCGAGCGCATCGACGAGCTGAAGCTGCTGCAGGAGGCGTCCTACTTCGCGGCCACCTCGGGTGAGCCGGAACGGGCCATCGCGTTCGGCCGCTCCGCCGTGCATGCCCTGAACCGGGGCGTGCCGCGCGAGACGGCGGCGAAGGTGTGGCGCCGGCTGGCCGAGGTCCTGCTCAACGCCGAGGGCACGCTGCACGAGGCGCTGAACGCGATCAACCGGGCGTGGGAGCTGGTCGCCGACAGTGAGCCGAGCAAGACGCGGGCGTGGGTGCTGGCCACGCGGGCCGCGATCCTGCGCAACGCGGGCCGGTACGAGGACTCGAACTGGAACGCACGCACCGCGGTCGCCGACGCCAAGGCCGTCGGTGCCACCGGTGCCGAAGCCGCCGCGCTGGTCACGCTCGGCGCGCTGGCCGACGCAGCCGACGATCCGGCCGAGGCTCGCGCGCGCCTGCGGGAGGCCGAGAACAAGGCCCTCGAATCCGGATCACTGAACGTCGGGCTGCGCGCGGTGTGCTTCCTGGGGATGAGCCACGAGGACCTGGGCGAGTACGACGCGGCGATCGACATCTACCGCCGGGGCGTCGAGCGCGCGGAGGAGACCGGGCTGACGTGGAGCATCTACGGGCTGGAGATGCGGGCGCGGTACGTCAGCTTGCGTTACCTGAGCGGTGACTGGCCCGCGATGGCGAGCACGAACGCGCCCGCCCGCGGGGTGTCGAGCATGCTCGCCGCGCGGATGACGTCGTCGTGGTTGCCCTTCGCCGTCGCGCGGGGGCGGGTCGCCACCGCGGAGAAGCATCTGGCGGAGCTGCGGCCGCACTGGCGGGCGGAGCCGTTGACGGCGATCGTGAGCGGGGCGACGGGGGCCGAGCTCGCGTTCTGGCAGGGCGAGTACGAGATGGCCGTGGCACGGGTGTGGAAGGTCATCGAGTTCCTGTTGTCCTTCGACGAGGGTTATCTGCTCGCCACCGTCCGCCTCGGCGCGCTGGGAGTCGAGGCCGCCGCGGTCTGGGCGGCGGGTGCCCGTCTGCGTGGTGACGAGGGCGCGGCCGGCCAGGCCGCCGCCGCGGGCCGGAAGCTGGTCGACCACGTCCGGCACGCGGGTGCGAACGGCACGCCGCGAGCCAGCACACTCGGTCCGGAAGCCCGTGCCTGGCTCGCCAGGGCGGAAGCCTCCGCGAGCGGTCTGGATGGTCTGCCCGACCCGTCCCTGTGGGCGAGGGCGGTGGAGGGTTTCGGCTACGGCGCGGTCTACGAACAGGCCATCTGCCGCTGGCACCACGCTCAGTCACTCTTGGCCACGCAGGAGAACGCCGACCTGGCGGCGAAGGAGTTGGTGGCCGCACACGAGGTCGCGGACCGCCTCGACGCAGCTTTCCTGCGCGACGCCGTCCGCGAACTCGCGCGCCGGGCGCGCGTCGAAATCCCCGGCGTCACCCCGAAACCGCTCGCCCGCCCCACGATCGACCCGCTGACCGAACGCGAGCGCGCCGTGCTGGAACGCGTGGCGCTGGGCCGCACGAACAAGCAGGTCGGTGAGGAGCTCTACATCAGCGAGAAAACGGTCAGCGTGCACCTTTCGAGAGTCATGGCCAAACTCGGCGCCAGCCGGCGCGCGGAGGCGGTGGCCATCGCCTACGACCGGGGTTTACTGGCCCAAGGCGCCCAAACGCCATAG
- a CDS encoding succinic semialdehyde dehydrogenase translates to MTSTTASTGEASTEPNTVGGIAGAPTAARAAQLARRAEGGQDSAPVEITAPFTGLPTAALPQATDAEVRAVFGEARMAQREWAARPATERQRVLKRLGQLILRHQEEILNLVQLEAGKARLDAFDEVSATALVAGYYGEHSAKFLGARRVAGVIPVATKAGEIRHPKGVVGVISPWNYPLALTAMDVLPALAAGNAVVQKPDNQTALSALWLHELAAEAGLPAGVWRIVLGRGSRIGDALVEESDYLCFTGSTPTGKSLAEKVAGRLTGYSLELGGKNPMIVLPDAPVSKAAAGAVTACFSSAGQLCVSVERIYVHENVREEFTKAFVAKTRALKLGTDLGYGAGMGSLTNADQLAAVTAHVDDARAKGATILTGGRARPDLGPLFYEPTVLTDVTEDVALFREETFGPVVAIYGYTDLDEAIERANDTEYGLNASVWSGSAAAGWAVATRLKAGTVNVNEGYAATFGTVGLPMGGMKESGVGRRNGRDGLLKYTEAQSIAVQRGVRLRPPRVVPGKVWARAMTTGIRLLGKLPRR, encoded by the coding sequence ATGACCAGCACCACCGCGTCCACGGGCGAGGCTTCGACGGAGCCGAACACCGTGGGCGGGATCGCCGGCGCGCCGACCGCCGCCCGGGCCGCTCAGCTCGCCCGCCGCGCGGAAGGCGGCCAGGATTCCGCCCCGGTCGAGATCACCGCGCCGTTCACCGGCCTGCCCACGGCGGCGCTGCCGCAGGCGACCGACGCCGAGGTGCGCGCCGTGTTCGGTGAGGCCCGGATGGCGCAACGTGAGTGGGCCGCGCGCCCGGCGACCGAGCGGCAGCGCGTGCTCAAGCGGCTCGGGCAGCTCATCCTGCGTCACCAGGAAGAGATCCTGAACCTGGTGCAGCTCGAAGCCGGTAAGGCGCGTCTCGACGCGTTCGACGAGGTCAGCGCCACCGCACTGGTCGCGGGCTACTACGGCGAGCACAGCGCGAAGTTCCTGGGCGCCCGCCGCGTCGCGGGAGTCATTCCGGTCGCGACGAAGGCAGGCGAGATCCGGCACCCGAAGGGCGTCGTCGGGGTGATCTCACCGTGGAACTACCCGCTCGCGCTGACGGCGATGGACGTGCTGCCCGCGCTCGCGGCAGGCAACGCGGTCGTGCAGAAGCCGGACAACCAGACCGCGTTGTCCGCGCTGTGGCTGCACGAGCTGGCGGCCGAGGCCGGGTTGCCCGCGGGGGTGTGGCGGATCGTGCTCGGGCGGGGTTCGCGCATCGGGGACGCATTGGTCGAGGAGTCGGATTACCTGTGTTTCACCGGCTCGACGCCGACGGGCAAGTCGCTCGCGGAGAAGGTCGCGGGACGGCTGACCGGATATTCCCTGGAGCTGGGCGGCAAGAACCCGATGATCGTCCTGCCCGACGCGCCGGTGTCGAAGGCCGCTGCCGGCGCGGTGACGGCGTGCTTCTCCTCCGCCGGGCAGCTCTGCGTGTCGGTCGAGCGGATCTACGTGCACGAGAACGTCCGCGAGGAGTTCACGAAGGCCTTCGTGGCGAAGACGCGGGCGCTCAAGCTGGGCACCGATCTGGGTTACGGCGCCGGCATGGGTTCACTCACCAACGCCGATCAGCTCGCCGCGGTGACCGCCCACGTGGACGACGCCCGTGCCAAGGGAGCCACGATCCTGACCGGCGGCCGGGCACGTCCCGACCTCGGGCCGCTGTTCTACGAGCCGACCGTGCTGACCGACGTGACCGAGGATGTGGCGCTGTTCCGGGAGGAGACGTTCGGCCCGGTCGTGGCGATCTACGGGTACACGGACCTGGACGAGGCCATCGAGCGCGCGAACGACACCGAGTACGGCCTGAACGCGAGCGTGTGGTCCGGCAGCGCGGCGGCTGGGTGGGCGGTGGCCACACGGTTGAAGGCCGGAACGGTCAACGTGAACGAGGGCTACGCGGCGACGTTCGGCACCGTCGGGCTGCCCATGGGAGGCATGAAGGAATCCGGCGTCGGACGACGCAACGGACGGGACGGTTTGCTGAAGTACACGGAGGCGCAGTCGATCGCGGTGCAGCGCGGAGTGCGGTTGCGGCCGCCTCGTGTGGTGCCGGGAAAGGTCTGGGCGCGAGCGATGACCACCGGAATTCGGTTGCTGGGCAAGCTTCCTCGACGGTGA
- a CDS encoding TetR/AcrR family transcriptional regulator, producing MTERGHRTQAQRREQTRTALLDATIECLIELGYARTSVQEICARAGVSKGAAQHHFTDKADLMAAAVAHLTTRRMEALSSSFANLPPGEQAIPAAIDLLWAGYSGTLATAATELWIAARTDPALRAAIRPVDRALGRETLAQLANIAPGLPRERVETLFWLTVNFTRGLALDAELGGAPARRKQLLEEWKQLAMAAYRA from the coding sequence GTGACCGAGCGGGGGCACCGCACGCAGGCGCAGCGCCGGGAACAGACCCGGACCGCCCTGCTCGACGCGACGATCGAGTGCCTGATCGAACTCGGGTACGCCCGCACGTCGGTGCAGGAGATCTGCGCCAGGGCGGGGGTGTCGAAGGGCGCGGCGCAACACCACTTCACCGACAAGGCGGACCTGATGGCGGCCGCCGTCGCGCACCTCACGACGCGGCGGATGGAGGCGCTGTCTTCGTCCTTCGCGAACCTGCCGCCGGGTGAGCAGGCCATTCCCGCGGCGATCGACCTGCTGTGGGCCGGGTATTCGGGAACGCTGGCGACCGCGGCGACGGAACTGTGGATCGCGGCGCGCACGGACCCCGCGCTCCGAGCCGCGATCCGGCCGGTCGACCGCGCGCTGGGCCGGGAAACGCTGGCCCAGCTCGCGAACATCGCGCCCGGGCTGCCCCGCGAGCGGGTGGAGACGTTGTTCTGGCTGACCGTGAACTTCACGCGAGGCTTGGCCCTGGACGCCGAACTGGGCGGCGCGCCCGCCCGCCGGAAGCAACTGCTGGAGGAGTGGAAGCAGCTCGCGATGGCCGCCTACCGGGCCTGA